The Fulvivirga ligni genome window below encodes:
- a CDS encoding tetratricopeptide repeat protein gives MRLIAVILITIFPLLSYAQSAEDSFNQGIKSMEKADFKTAVTQFSSAIKAKADYKEAFNFRGQSKNELGEFYGAISDYTQALELDSTYADAYNERGNAKFNLGDDEGAIEDYSKAIKFDAKMADAYSNRAFAKYNLEDLEGAFFDFSKAIELDPKDADKYFNRAVVKAELEEYLGAIEDYNKSIELDPSDADVYSYRGVAKYNIDKVEEALKDYDKAIEMDAKDPVKFENRALAKSAMEDYKGALADYDQSIALFNEDPDTYNLRGVIKYNLDDHEGAVQDYDQAIEIDPYNAVYYDNRALSKAAMEDYAGAVEDYSYSIELYPTDPETFHQRGLAKIKKGDNYDGCLDLNTAVELGSDDAKASIKELCK, from the coding sequence ATGAGATTAATCGCTGTTATACTTATTACAATATTCCCTCTGCTGTCTTATGCACAGTCTGCAGAAGATTCGTTCAATCAGGGAATAAAAAGCATGGAGAAAGCTGACTTCAAAACGGCCGTTACACAATTCTCTTCAGCCATAAAAGCTAAGGCAGATTATAAAGAGGCTTTTAATTTTAGAGGGCAATCAAAAAATGAGCTAGGTGAGTTTTATGGAGCTATCAGTGATTATACTCAAGCCCTAGAACTAGATTCAACTTATGCCGATGCCTATAATGAAAGAGGTAATGCCAAGTTTAACCTGGGTGATGATGAAGGTGCCATTGAAGATTACAGCAAAGCCATCAAGTTTGACGCTAAAATGGCTGATGCTTATAGCAATAGAGCCTTTGCTAAATATAATCTAGAAGACTTAGAAGGTGCCTTTTTTGATTTTTCTAAAGCCATAGAGCTAGACCCTAAAGATGCTGATAAGTACTTTAACCGAGCAGTAGTAAAAGCCGAGCTTGAAGAATACCTTGGGGCTATTGAAGATTATAACAAGTCTATAGAGTTAGACCCGTCAGATGCGGACGTTTATAGTTACAGAGGTGTGGCTAAATATAATATTGATAAAGTAGAGGAAGCCTTAAAAGACTATGATAAGGCAATAGAAATGGATGCTAAAGATCCTGTAAAGTTTGAAAACAGAGCCTTAGCCAAAAGTGCTATGGAAGATTATAAAGGAGCTTTAGCAGACTATGATCAATCTATAGCTTTATTCAATGAAGATCCTGACACCTATAATCTCAGAGGTGTGATCAAGTATAATTTAGATGACCATGAAGGTGCCGTTCAAGATTACGATCAGGCGATAGAGATTGACCCTTATAATGCCGTGTATTATGATAACCGCGCACTATCTAAGGCTGCCATGGAAGATTATGCTGGAGCAGTGGAAGACTATTCTTACTCAATAGAGCTTTACCCTACTGATCCTGAAACTTTCCACCAGAGAGGACTGGCAAAAATTAAAAAGGGTGACAACTATGATGGTTGCCTTGATTTAAATACAGCAGTAGAACTTGGCTCTGATGATGCTAAAGCTTCGATAAAAGAACTGTGTAAATAA
- a CDS encoding cyclic nucleotide-gated ion channel yields MFRNLDGNFFFIVWNIIVAFGAAILAILKPLDMVFYIQDDINYMLWYWVANVIFIIDIPISYFQIRYIQDDFLMADKSVAKNYMHGWVIFDILLAFPYGLFIPNVVVRLLRVFKLVKIAALMRYFRSREVKYGNSLTIIFFFYWFVIGTHWLTCGWLALRGVEYTENIFGNYLKALYWVSTTLTTVGYGDITPNTNAQYIYAICLQVMGVGVFGYIIGNIAGFLTRKDPATVRYFENMDRLSALVRYRNISKKLQREIHYFYTYQWRKRMGYDESTFLAGLPRNLQRELSLQLKRDAIEKIYLFEDASEAFITEIAMHLTQVVLTPDQVLFEEGDKGDGMYFVLSGELMAMDRQRNKEYSTFKPGSFLGEIALFEHKRRTATIIAKDYCDLYKLEKSTFDEVIMKFPDIAGPIKEEAEKRNRENIQHNKEI; encoded by the coding sequence ATGTTTAGGAATCTGGACGGGAATTTTTTCTTTATCGTGTGGAATATCATTGTAGCTTTCGGAGCTGCAATATTGGCCATTCTGAAACCATTAGACATGGTTTTCTATATTCAAGACGATATTAATTATATGCTTTGGTATTGGGTGGCCAATGTTATTTTCATTATAGACATCCCCATCAGCTATTTTCAAATCAGGTATATTCAGGATGATTTTCTCATGGCAGATAAATCAGTAGCGAAGAATTACATGCATGGCTGGGTGATTTTCGATATACTTTTGGCCTTTCCTTATGGGTTATTCATTCCTAATGTTGTGGTTAGACTGCTTAGGGTTTTTAAGTTGGTCAAGATAGCCGCTCTCATGCGTTACTTCCGATCCAGAGAAGTGAAGTATGGCAACTCACTGACCATCATCTTCTTCTTTTACTGGTTTGTCATCGGTACCCACTGGCTTACCTGCGGGTGGCTGGCACTGCGAGGAGTAGAGTATACAGAGAATATTTTCGGTAATTATTTAAAGGCACTTTATTGGGTTAGTACCACCTTAACCACTGTCGGTTATGGAGACATCACGCCTAATACTAATGCACAATATATCTATGCGATATGTTTGCAGGTGATGGGAGTAGGTGTGTTTGGTTATATCATTGGTAATATCGCCGGCTTTCTTACCAGAAAAGATCCTGCTACCGTACGCTACTTTGAAAATATGGATAGACTCTCAGCTTTAGTGAGATACAGAAATATTAGCAAAAAGCTCCAGCGAGAGATTCATTACTTCTATACTTATCAATGGAGAAAAAGGATGGGTTATGATGAATCTACTTTCTTGGCGGGCTTACCCAGAAACCTTCAGCGAGAGCTTTCTTTACAGTTAAAAAGAGATGCAATTGAAAAAATTTATCTTTTTGAAGATGCCAGCGAGGCCTTCATTACTGAGATAGCCATGCATTTGACCCAGGTGGTGCTTACCCCGGACCAGGTGCTGTTTGAAGAAGGTGACAAAGGAGATGGAATGTATTTTGTTCTTAGTGGTGAACTTATGGCGATGGATCGCCAGCGAAATAAAGAATACAGCACCTTTAAACCAGGCTCATTCCTGGGAGAAATAGCTCTTTTTGAACATAAGCGAAGAACGGCCACTATCATAGCTAAAGACTACTGTGACCTTTATAAGCTGGAAAAATCTACTTTTGATGAGGTAATTATGAAGTTCCCTGACATTGCAGGGCCAATAAAAGAGGAAGCCGAGAAGAGGAATAGAGAGAACATTCAGCACAACAAGGAGATTTAA
- a CDS encoding PorP/SprF family type IX secretion system membrane protein codes for MGVTTQTRAFIGSSYKLHLGNDQSLTFGLNLGIISLQYDFNELLLEDPTDEDFMNGNDRLSKFNIGSGLLFTKTDKYYVGISAPQLLKMNETIAGFEGTRYNPHYYATAGVVLEVNRTFIKPYTNIRMVSGAPLSYDLGVSALFKERIWAGLFTRNFSNAGLNLFLTLENGMRLGYSGELVMGDPQVSSGYSTHEVSIGIDLNWLEGQTVKRRFF; via the coding sequence ATTGGAGTAACTACTCAGACGAGGGCGTTCATTGGTAGCTCGTACAAGCTGCATCTTGGTAATGATCAATCGCTGACATTTGGGCTTAATTTAGGTATCATTTCGTTACAGTATGATTTCAATGAATTACTGCTAGAAGATCCTACTGATGAAGATTTTATGAATGGAAACGACCGTCTTTCCAAGTTTAATATTGGTAGTGGTTTGTTGTTCACAAAAACGGATAAATATTATGTGGGTATCTCTGCCCCTCAGCTATTGAAAATGAATGAAACAATTGCTGGCTTTGAGGGCACCAGATATAATCCTCATTATTATGCTACCGCAGGGGTTGTTTTAGAAGTAAACAGAACATTTATAAAGCCTTACACTAACATACGGATGGTTTCAGGAGCACCTCTATCCTATGATTTAGGGGTAAGCGCGCTATTCAAAGAGCGCATATGGGCCGGACTTTTCACCCGAAACTTCAGTAATGCAGGTCTGAATTTGTTTCTCACTCTGGAAAACGGCATGCGGCTCGGATATTCCGGAGAGCTGGTAATGGGTGATCCGCAAGTATCTAGCGGATACAGCACCCATGAAGTTTCGATAGGAATAGACCTTAACTGGCTAGAAGGGCAGACAGTAAAAAGGAGATTTTTTTAA
- a CDS encoding gliding motility-associated C-terminal domain-containing protein, whose product MDLDGDIDIFGAFRFSDTIFFFESLLAQDTPDTGGTGELIIYNGVSTRANGKNDFFKIENIESFADNKVEIFNRWGQKVFEITDYDNDNAARRFAGEGNVGSAGSLVAGTYYYVILAGNTEYTGFLHLRR is encoded by the coding sequence ATGGACCTGGATGGTGACATCGACATATTCGGTGCCTTTAGATTTTCAGATACCATTTTCTTTTTTGAAAGCCTATTAGCTCAGGACACACCTGATACGGGAGGTACCGGAGAGCTGATTATATATAACGGCGTTTCCACCAGAGCCAACGGTAAAAATGATTTTTTCAAAATAGAGAACATAGAATCTTTCGCCGATAATAAAGTGGAAATATTTAACCGCTGGGGTCAGAAAGTATTTGAAATCACTGATTATGATAATGACAATGCCGCCAGAAGGTTTGCGGGCGAGGGAAATGTGGGCAGTGCAGGATCATTGGTAGCTGGAACATACTATTATGTTATTCTGGCTGGCAACACCGAGTACACAGGCTTTTTACATTTGAGAAGATAG
- a CDS encoding OmpA family protein yields the protein MRTSLKNIGLVVATFFCLCFITDVHGQIKIDTTLSPTELVNNVLLGQGVVVGNVNFQGKKYAIGKYSDPNEPVGISNGILLTSGNAFYVAGPNKNPRSGWASDALGDHELDQIARGKTYDASTLEFDFVTQSENLYFEFVFASEEYLEYVGSKFNDVFGFFIEGPGTDKVNIAKLPDGITPITVNTVNNEMNSQYYVDNGYINTTDPFIWDVRNRKVVENKNYLQPEVPPSYDIQFDGFTTVLTTRCAVIPNEIYHIKISIADVGDGILDSGVFLKGGSFRSEGEQVVKIDKLLKAPEELASLKLVNDDIIIKPKKIPRNISLGNIEFDFDKSDIPVSAKTVLTKVIHQYMNHPDSKVLLIGHTDNFGSEEYNTKLSASRTNAVASALIGLGIPENQLVLNYYGETKPLAPNDTANGRARNRRVELRVSF from the coding sequence ATGAGGACCTCTTTAAAAAATATTGGTCTGGTAGTCGCTACCTTCTTCTGTTTATGTTTCATAACTGATGTGCATGGGCAAATAAAGATTGATACTACACTTTCTCCTACTGAGCTGGTAAACAATGTGTTACTGGGCCAGGGAGTAGTGGTTGGCAATGTTAACTTTCAAGGTAAGAAATATGCCATTGGCAAATACTCTGATCCAAACGAACCTGTGGGCATATCCAACGGAATTCTGCTTACCTCTGGTAATGCTTTCTATGTAGCGGGACCCAACAAAAACCCTCGATCTGGCTGGGCCAGTGATGCCCTTGGTGATCATGAGCTAGACCAAATAGCCAGAGGAAAAACCTACGACGCCTCTACCTTAGAATTTGACTTCGTTACACAATCCGAAAACCTCTATTTTGAATTTGTATTTGCTTCAGAAGAGTATCTGGAGTACGTTGGCTCTAAGTTTAATGACGTTTTTGGATTTTTTATTGAAGGCCCAGGCACTGATAAAGTGAATATTGCTAAGCTCCCTGATGGTATTACTCCTATCACCGTGAACACGGTAAACAATGAAATGAACAGCCAATATTATGTGGATAACGGTTATATCAATACCACCGATCCTTTCATATGGGACGTGCGTAACCGAAAGGTGGTAGAAAACAAAAACTATCTACAACCAGAAGTACCGCCAAGTTATGACATTCAATTTGATGGTTTCACCACCGTGCTCACCACCCGATGTGCAGTAATTCCAAATGAAATTTACCATATTAAAATCTCCATCGCAGATGTTGGTGATGGCATTCTTGATTCGGGTGTCTTCCTGAAAGGCGGCTCTTTCCGTAGTGAAGGTGAGCAGGTAGTAAAAATTGATAAGCTGCTCAAAGCACCTGAAGAACTGGCCAGCCTGAAGCTTGTAAATGATGATATTATCATCAAACCAAAAAAGATACCTCGTAATATCAGCCTGGGAAATATCGAGTTCGATTTTGATAAATCAGACATTCCGGTGTCTGCCAAAACGGTGCTTACCAAGGTCATTCATCAGTACATGAACCACCCTGACTCTAAAGTACTCCTGATAGGACATACCGATAATTTTGGCTCAGAAGAATATAACACCAAACTCTCTGCTTCCAGAACTAATGCAGTAGCATCTGCTCTGATTGGCTTAGGAATTCCAGAGAATCAATTGGTACTCAATTATTACGGAGAAACAAAGCCTCTAGCACCAAATGATACTGCTAACGGCAGGGCAAGAAATAGAAGAGTGGAACTTAGAGTTTCTTTCTAA
- a CDS encoding FG-GAP-like repeat-containing protein, giving the protein MISTAPSASTNYNEANPITFEFDGPVKASTVNSSNILIVSYQSGEIEGSFAGGGTSTITFTPNEDFIRGDEIRVTLTTNLENTSDQALSTSYSFQFNILTEASEGVEPAFNDKSISSNLISPFDVKAGDIDGDGDLDLVVPWASSGIVTWHENDGELNFTEHIAGSIKATGVFLADLNLDGNMDILAGNQQDTLVWFQNDGAQNFTKHAIANNAARPYKIYAIDFDGDGDMDVLACGYVPVSPPAKLLWYENNGAENFTEHNITGFSLDATEAYPMDMDFDGDMDIIVSSETQPFTTNVDKLIWLENDGEEAFTEHLVDGTQRIYVGIHGVDMDDDGDVDILTAASLSNLGWYENDGDLNFTRHEIAADITSPFDTKAADVDGDGDMDVIYISQERDLVGWMENDGNENFTQRIIFDHGEYDPEVEGAYYPGPLRQQIWTWMVTSTYSVPLDFQIPFSFLKAY; this is encoded by the coding sequence GTGATCAGTACAGCTCCTTCGGCTAGCACTAATTACAATGAGGCTAACCCTATTACATTTGAATTTGATGGTCCTGTAAAAGCTTCCACGGTCAACAGCTCAAACATTCTTATAGTAAGTTATCAGTCAGGTGAAATAGAAGGCAGCTTTGCTGGTGGTGGTACGAGCACGATAACCTTTACTCCTAATGAAGATTTCATCCGAGGCGATGAAATCAGAGTAACCCTAACCACAAATCTGGAAAATACTTCTGATCAGGCGCTTAGTACTAGCTACAGCTTTCAGTTTAACATACTTACTGAAGCAAGTGAAGGCGTAGAACCTGCCTTTAATGATAAATCTATATCTTCTAATCTGATAAGTCCTTTTGATGTAAAAGCAGGCGACATTGATGGCGATGGCGATCTAGACCTGGTAGTACCTTGGGCCAGCAGTGGTATTGTAACGTGGCATGAGAATGATGGCGAATTAAACTTCACCGAACACATAGCCGGATCCATTAAGGCTACTGGTGTATTCCTGGCTGACCTTAACTTAGATGGTAACATGGATATTCTGGCCGGAAACCAGCAAGACACTCTAGTGTGGTTTCAGAATGATGGTGCTCAAAACTTCACCAAACATGCTATCGCCAATAACGCTGCCCGCCCTTATAAAATATATGCCATAGATTTTGATGGAGATGGTGATATGGATGTTTTAGCCTGTGGTTATGTCCCCGTATCACCACCAGCAAAATTACTATGGTATGAAAATAATGGCGCTGAAAATTTTACGGAGCATAACATTACCGGATTTAGCCTTGATGCCACAGAGGCCTACCCTATGGACATGGATTTTGATGGCGACATGGATATTATTGTAAGTAGCGAAACTCAACCCTTCACCACCAACGTGGATAAACTTATCTGGCTGGAAAATGATGGTGAAGAAGCATTTACAGAACACCTTGTAGATGGAACTCAAAGAATTTATGTCGGCATTCATGGGGTGGATATGGATGATGATGGTGATGTTGACATCCTCACAGCAGCCTCCCTAAGTAATCTGGGATGGTATGAAAATGATGGAGATTTGAATTTTACTCGTCATGAAATAGCAGCAGATATCACTTCTCCATTTGACACTAAGGCCGCTGATGTTGATGGCGATGGGGATATGGATGTTATCTACATCTCGCAGGAGCGCGACCTGGTAGGATGGATGGAAAATGATGGTAATGAGAACTTCACCCAGAGAATAATATTTGATCATGGTGAATATGATCCTGAAGTAGAAGGAGCCTATTATCCTGGGCCGTTGCGGCAGCAGATATGGACCTGGATGGTGACATCGACATATTCGGTGCCTTTAGATTTTCAGATACCATTTTCTTTTTTGAAAGCCTATTAG
- a CDS encoding 2OG-Fe(II) oxygenase: MVNNNNWLESIADQLATQDFAITDHFLSEEEVKAIREVFEHHKEQDNFKRAGIGKQDDFMLDKQIRGDYIKWIDPANAFEPVKEFLSKINELKDYLNRTCFLGIRDYETHFTIYPPGSFYKRHLDQFQGDGARKISFICYLNDNWQPGDGGELRLYLDGEERDVQPLAGKLACFRSEIIEHEVLLAHKNRYSLTGWMLNHPVGLGFIKNT, translated from the coding sequence ATGGTCAATAATAATAATTGGCTTGAGTCGATTGCGGATCAGCTGGCGACTCAAGATTTTGCCATCACCGATCACTTCCTTTCAGAAGAAGAGGTAAAGGCCATAAGAGAGGTTTTTGAACACCACAAAGAGCAGGATAATTTCAAAAGAGCTGGAATCGGTAAGCAAGATGATTTCATGCTTGACAAGCAAATTCGTGGAGACTATATTAAGTGGATAGATCCGGCTAACGCTTTTGAACCTGTGAAAGAGTTTTTAAGTAAGATTAACGAGCTGAAGGATTATCTGAACAGAACCTGCTTTTTAGGCATAAGAGATTACGAAACTCACTTCACTATCTACCCTCCAGGATCATTTTATAAAAGACATTTAGATCAATTTCAGGGAGATGGCGCCAGAAAGATCTCTTTTATATGCTATTTAAATGATAACTGGCAACCTGGTGATGGTGGTGAACTACGCTTATACTTAGATGGAGAAGAAAGGGACGTGCAGCCTTTAGCTGGAAAATTGGCTTGTTTCAGAAGCGAGATCATAGAGCATGAAGTACTTCTGGCGCACAAAAACCGTTATAGCCTCACCGGATGGATGCTTAACCACCCTGTAGGACTTGGTTTTATTAAGAACACCTAA
- a CDS encoding LEA type 2 family protein, giving the protein MHRIVLPQMTRIIAITILSLLAFSCTTPSEAPVFKQVTNIEVTKVVGKTAYLNADAFFYNPNDVRMTLKKIDVDVSVEGKKIGKINQSLKTKIPANSEFKVPLDATFDMSQMGFLNSIISILGGKKVKVHYSGHIKLTLHGFPVKVPVEYDDEVRI; this is encoded by the coding sequence ATGCACAGAATCGTCTTACCTCAAATGACCAGAATAATAGCAATAACTATCTTAAGCCTTTTGGCCTTTTCTTGTACTACACCTAGTGAAGCCCCGGTTTTCAAGCAGGTAACTAATATTGAAGTGACCAAGGTGGTGGGTAAAACGGCATATTTGAATGCAGATGCCTTCTTTTATAACCCTAATGATGTGCGCATGACCTTAAAAAAGATAGATGTAGATGTATCTGTGGAGGGTAAGAAAATAGGCAAGATCAATCAATCATTAAAAACTAAAATCCCGGCTAATTCTGAATTTAAGGTGCCTTTAGATGCTACTTTTGATATGAGCCAAATGGGTTTTCTGAATAGCATTATCAGTATTTTAGGTGGTAAGAAAGTGAAGGTTCACTACAGTGGTCATATTAAATTAACGCTTCATGGTTTTCCTGTTAAAGTACCAGTAGAGTATGATGATGAAGTGAGAATTTAG
- a CDS encoding DUF3592 domain-containing protein: protein MRVTPDEKAHVRTLLVQGKKIEAIKFLRNNYNLSLRDAKEMADLIDEDIREDEYTYKRKKGAKKVISLAHGCLSVFFGIMGAGLLAVAIYIFMGQLSVIQEGEKVTGVVVSDPNQPVIEYTLNGQQHTHVSNISSEPPNYVIGEEVELFVSPSGEVVINTFSERYLFICIIGFFALMLMAVGYGVYRSFKKKIVN, encoded by the coding sequence ATGCGTGTTACTCCAGATGAGAAAGCCCATGTTCGAACTCTCCTCGTGCAGGGAAAAAAGATAGAGGCCATTAAGTTTCTTAGAAACAACTATAACCTGAGCTTGAGGGATGCTAAGGAAATGGCAGACCTTATTGATGAGGATATTCGAGAAGATGAATATACCTACAAAAGGAAAAAGGGAGCTAAAAAGGTGATTTCTCTGGCCCATGGATGTTTATCAGTATTCTTTGGAATCATGGGAGCAGGCTTATTGGCGGTAGCTATTTATATTTTCATGGGTCAGCTATCAGTGATTCAAGAAGGGGAAAAAGTTACTGGAGTAGTGGTGAGTGACCCCAATCAACCAGTGATTGAATATACATTGAATGGGCAACAGCACACTCACGTGTCTAATATCAGCTCTGAACCACCCAATTATGTGATAGGTGAGGAGGTGGAACTGTTTGTAAGTCCGTCAGGTGAGGTGGTTATCAATACTTTTTCTGAACGCTATCTGTTCATTTGCATCATAGGCTTTTTTGCTCTCATGCTTATGGCCGTGGGTTATGGCGTTTACAGATCATTTAAAAAAAAGATAGTGAACTGA
- a CDS encoding type IX secretion system membrane protein PorP/SprF, with protein sequence MIKRYTLSICLFMLILSAQAQQDAIISTYQFNQLPINPAYAGAHNFTNIDLHYRNQWGDVEGAPSSVFFSANTFLPSKNMGQVSIFIMMLLE encoded by the coding sequence ATGATTAAAAGATATACTCTCTCCATTTGCTTGTTCATGCTTATACTCAGTGCACAAGCGCAACAAGATGCCATTATAAGCACCTATCAGTTTAATCAACTGCCAATAAATCCGGCATACGCGGGCGCTCATAATTTCACTAACATCGACCTGCACTATAGAAACCAGTGGGGCGATGTAGAAGGAGCTCCGTCCAGTGTATTCTTTTCTGCTAATACTTTTTTACCCTCGAAAAATATGGGGCAGGTCTCTATATTCATCATGATGCTATTGGAGTAA